ATACGGTCGGTTGTTAGGGGGTGGGTACGTACGTAAGCAGGGACACCCTTGTCCATAATGCCGGTGGCTTTTTGTAAGCGCTGGAAAAACCCTGGTGCACCATTGACGTCATATCCACTGGCATCCAATATCTGAAAACCAACACGATCAGCCTCACGCTCGGCATCTCTCGAATAAGAGAGTTGATTATTCACTGCCACTGCTTGCCCACCTTGCATCAAACCAGCTCCGGCCTGTGGGTTGCGAGACATTGCCAATGCACCGAGCACCATACCGGCAATGGCAATCATCGTATTGGTTGTTTGCTTATCCATCTGACGCGCTAAATGACGCTGCAATACGTGACCTGTTTCATGACCCATGACAGAGGCGACTTCAGAATCCGATTCAGCACTCACAATTAAACCCGTATGAAAGCCAATAAATCCGCCAGGCAATGCAAACGCATTGATGCTGCTATCTTTAACAGCAAACACCTCAAAGTTATAGGCTCCACTGCCCTGCTCATTAGCGCCACCGAGTTGCAACTTTTTAGCGGCTTGCAATAAGCGGCGTTCCATCTGATTTAAAAAATCGTAGAGCGGCAAATCATTTGAATAGTCAGGATCCGGACGAATCTGGCGCATGATCATTTCGCCATACTTCCGCTCGTCCACTCGACTTAAGGCATCACCCCCAGGATCACCCATATCTGGCAAAACAATGGTGGGCTGACTTTGCATAGTGCTGCGTGTAGGTGCATTAGCAGGGCGCGCATCGGGTGACTGCATTGCCCTGCCGATATTCTGAATGGCGGCTGAATTACCCTCTACCGACACGTCGCCAGCAGGGGTGGCTGCATAAGCAGGAAATCCAGAGCAAGCCAATCCCAACATCAGCTGAACAGCTAAAGTACGGTACAAAAAAGAGGTTTTTGGAGCTGACTTTATGTCTTGCATCTCTATATGGTAAAACTTATCCCATGAACAAACTAACTCATTTTGATGCCAGCGGGCAAGCCCACATGGTAAACGTTGGCGATAAACCCAATACCCACCGTATAGCCATTGCTACAGGCAAGATCACCATGCTTCCCGAGACCCTCAAAATGGTAGAGGCTGGCACTCACAAGAAGGGTGATGTTTTAGGAATCGCCAGAATTGCAGGTATTCAGGCATCCAAGAGAACATCGGACCTCATTCCTTTGTGCCATCCCCTCGCGCTAACTCACGTTAGCCTAGAGTTCCAAACCAATCCAAGTGAAAACAGTATCAGCTGCCAAGTCAGAGCAGAAACCACTGGACCAACTGGCGTAGAAATGGAAGCCCTCACTGCCGTCCAAGTCGCCCTCCTCACAATCTATGACATGTGCAAAGCAATAGACCGAGGCATGGTGATGGGCGATGTCAAACTACTAGAGAAAAGTGGCGGTAAAAGCGGGGAATGGAAGGTCGCTTGAATTCTCCAATTCAACAATAAAAAGCCGCTCATGAAGCGGCTTTTTATTTAGTTCATTATTTACCTATTCTGCATTCTGAAGGCAGTAACTGAGAAATTAAGTTCGTTTCAGTAGACCTACATGACCAACCACCCGCCCAAGTTGCGCCCTCTGGCTTAGACAAATCAATAGGCTTAGGCGAATTTGCATCAGGCTCGTTAGTTGGCACTAAATGAAGTGTATTTTTACCTTCAGGCGCAACACTGACTTGATAGTCAATCGCAATCGCACCCGAGGGTGTGATCTCAATTAACTTAACGCTGCGTGTTGGCGTAAAAGTAAAAGCACCATTCGTTGCATCATCCATGGGAACAGTGCCACGACTTGCAAAAGCCTCTGTCACCGCGAGCTTAGCGCTTGAGGATAAATTCATACCTTCTACAACCCTGCTTCGAGCAATGTAGTCTTGATACTGAGGAACGGCTACCGCAACCAAAATGCCAATGATGGCCACAACCACCATCACCTCAATTAAGGTAAATCCAACTTCTTCCTTGTTTTCTAGTTTTTGAATATCTTGAATCTGCATATTTTCTAGCTCCCGGGGTCAAATGCCTCATCATCCAGTCTAAACCTTTAATCCTCAAGATATTCAGTCGTAAAAAAAGCCAGCTTTTATCGCTGGCTTTTCTGATTCAGAAGAAGGCTGAAGAAGCTTATGCTTTAGCGCGATTCTTTTTCTTCAAATAGGTACCAAGCAAGATCACAATAGCAACTCCAATGCCCTCAAAAATCATGTGAGCATCTTCCATTGCACCTTGAATAGAATCTTTGATTGCCGGGTCTTCAACCAACATACCGCCGGCCAATAGACCCAATAAACCAGCACCCAAAGTAATGATGACTGGGAAGCGATCCATCACCTTTAAAAGCATAGTGCTACCAAAGATGATCAACGGGATAGAAAGACCAAGACCAATGATTAAAAGGGCTAAACGAGTTTCTTCTGGACCCTTTTGAGCAGCGGCAGCTACGGCAATAACATTGTCCAGACTCATAACCAAGTCCGCTACCAATATTGTGCGTATCGCTCCCCAGATATTGGAGTGGCCATCCATCTCAGCTTCATCATCGCTATCGGCCAATAATTGCACACCAATGTAGACCAGTAAAATAGCGCCAACGATTTTTAGATAAGGAAGGCTGAGGAGTTGTACCGCAGTGATTGTCAAAACAACACGCAAAATAATGGCTGCTGCACTACCCCAAAAGATCGCTTTCTTTTGTTGATGGGGCGGAAGATTGCGTGATGCAAGCGCAATTACAACTGCGTTATCACCAGATAACAAGATGTTAGCAACAATGATTGACAAAAGTGCAGCCCAAAATGCTGGGCCTGAAAATACTGAAAAATCCATGAGTCGTCTCCCTACGTTATTTTTATGTTTTAACTGCTGACACTACAAAAAAGGATGCTGTTTTATCAGCATCCTTTTCCTTATTGCTTAATTACAACATTGCCTTTAGTAAAGCAGCCATTTCTGAAGGATTCTTCGTTACCTTGAAGCCACACTCTTCCATTACAGCAAGCTTGGCATCTGCAGTATCCGCACCACCAGAAATCAAGGCACCTGCGTGACCCATACGCTTGCCTGGAGGCGCTGTTACGCCGGCAATAAAGCCAACTACCGGCTTCTTCATATTGTCTTTGCACCAGCGAGCAGCTTCGGCCTCGTCTGGACCGCCGATTTCACCAATCATGATCACGGCATCAGTCTCCGGATCTTCATTGAACATTCTCATGATGTCGATATGCTTTAAGCCATTAATTGGGTCGCCACCAATACCAACTGCTGTGGACTGACCTAAGCCAATAGCCGTCAACTGACCAACCGCTTCATAAGTCAATGTACCGGAACGGCTAACAACACCAATGCGGCCTTTCTTATGAATATGGCCAGGCATGATGCCGATCTTGAGTTCGTCTGGAGTAATGATGCCTGGGCAATTAGGGCCCAGCAACAAAGTCTTCTTGCCACCAGCAGCTTCTTTAGCGTGCATCTTGTTACGCACTTCAAGCATGTCGCGTACTGGAATGCCTTCAGTGATGCAGATCACAAAGTCGAGGTCAGCTTCGACAGCTTCCCAAATCGCAGCAGCAGCACCAGGAGGCGGAACATAGATAACAGAAGTGGTTGCACCAGTTTGCTGAGCAGCCTCTTTAACAGTCCCATAAATAGGAATATTAAAAATAGACTCGCCCGCTTTTTTAGGATTTACGCCAGCAACAAAACAGTTTTTACCATTTGCGTATTCCTGACATTTTTCAGTATGGAACTGACCGGTCTTACCAGTAATACCTTGTGTAATGACTTTGGTGTTTTTATTGATCAAAATAGACATATTGAAATTCCTGGATTATTTGTTTTTGGCAACAGCGGCAACTACCTTGGTAGCAGCTTCAGCCATTGAATCAGCGCTAATAATTGGCAAACCAGAGTCTGCAAGAATCTTCTTGCCTAGCTCTTCGTTTGTACCCTTCATGCGCACAACCAAAGGTACCGTTAGGTTGACTGCTTTACATGCAGTAACAACGCCGTCAGCAATCACATCGCAACGCATAATGCCGCCGAAGATGTTTACCAAAATTGCTTCAACACTCTTGTTCTTCAACATGATCTTGAATGCTTCGGTTACCTTTTCCGCTGTAGCACCGCCACCAACGTCCAAGAAGTTTGCTGGCTCGCCACCGAACAACTTAATAGTGTCCATAGTAGCCATCGCCAAGCCTGCGCCATTCACTAAACAACCGATATTGCCATCCAATGAGATGTAAGCGAGGTCGAATTTAGAGGCTTCGATTTCAGCGGCATCTTCTTCATCGATATCGCGGTAAGCAACGATTTCTGGGTGACGGAACAATGCGTTTGGATCAAAGTTGAACTTCGCGTCCAAAGCCTTGATTTTGCCGTTACCTTCAAGAATCAATGGGTTGATCTCAACCAATGAAGCATCGGTATCCCAGTAAGTCTTGTATAAGTTCTTAAATACATCGCGTGCCATTGGAATAGAAGCTTCTGGAACACCAATTCCTTTAGCAACAATATCGCAATCCGCATCTGTCAAACCAACCATCGGGTCAACAAATACTTTAATAATTTTTTCTGGATGAGATTCAGCTACTTCCTCAATATCCATTCCGCCTTCGCTTGAAGCCATGATCACATTCTTCTGTGTTCCGCGGTCTGTAACGATACTGAAGTAATACTCTTTTTTAATATCAGCGCCATCTTCAATGAGAAGGCGATTGACTTTTTGGCCTTCTGGTCCAGTTTGATGTGTCTTAAGCTGCATGCCCAAAATTTCAGAAGCGTATTTTTTCACTTCATCCATGCTTCTTGCCAATTTCACGCCGCCGCCTTTACCGCGACCACCAGCATGAATCTGCGCCTTTACAACCCATACTGGGCCACCGAGTTTTTCAGCAGCTTTCACCGCCTCATCAACACTGAATGCAGGAATGCCGTTAGGAACTGGCACATTAAATTGGCGAAGAAGTTCTTTGCCTTGGTACTCGTGAATTTTCATAATTACTCCGAAACGGTATCTTTTTTAGCAAGCGATGAGGATTAGTTAAACCGATGTTGCCTTGATCCCATACTTACTCTAGAAATAGCTAAATTAGCCAAATATGAATAAATGCGAACGGCTTGACCGACTCCATTAGTCTAGCATGCTGCAATGCCGCAAATTGACCCTGCGGATCCGTAATTGCCCTAATCCGGGCTTTGACCGCCAATCACTTTTGCCACCACTTCTGCGCCAAAACCCTTGGAAGCCAAAAAGCGATATTGACGAGCTCGCTCCTTTTGGTCCTGAGCGCGTATGCCGTATTTCCTGGTCCAGAGATCGAAGGCACGCTGAAACTCAGTCTCCCTTAGAGCTCCAAGCAGCTTGGCTGACTGCTTGGCATCCACCCCAGCCCTGTCGAGTTCATCAGCAATCTTTCTCATCCCGTAGCGCTCACTACGGCGGCGAACCAGCGCTTCAGCAAAACGCTCATCAGACAACCAACCCCTTGCCTCAAAGTCGTCTAAAACCGCTTCAATCTGAGAATCTCTGGATTCAGGCGTTTGCTCAGCCTGCTCACCACCTAATTTGCCCCATCTTGCCTCTGATTCTGCCAACTTTGCGGCTAAGCCTTTGCGACTGTATTCTCGCTGCGACAAAAGGCGCAAAGCCCGAGCTTTGAGACTCGGGCTTTGTTTGACCTTCTGATTACTGCTTAACTCTTGCATCGAATTATTCGACTTCCTCTTCCTCGCTCAGCACATCCGTTACTACTGCTGAACCAGATTTAACGCCTAGTTTCTCGCGGATTTTTGCTTCGATATCTTTAGCAATGGCTGGGTTCTCTTTTAAGAACTCGCGCACATTGTCTTTACCTTGACCAATACGATCACCGTTATAGCTATACCAAGAGCCTGACTTTTCAACGAGGTCAGCTTCGACACCCATATCAATGATTTCGCCTTCTCTAGAAATGCCAGCACCGTACATGATGTCAAAGATTGCTTCGCGGAATGGAGGAGAAACTTTGTTCTTCACAACCTTCACGCGGGTTTCATTACCAACAACCTCATCGCCTTTTTTGATACTACCGATACGGCGGATGTCTAAACGCATAGAGGCATAGAACTTCAGCGCATTACCACCAGTAGTGGTTTCTGGAGAACCAAACATCACACCAATCTTCATACGAATCTGGTTAATGAAGATCACAGTCGTGTTGGTACGCTTGATGGCGCCAGTCAACTTACGCAAAGCTTGACTCATCAAACGGGCTTGCAAGCCTGGTAAAGAATCGCCCATATCGCCTTCGATCTCAGCCCTCGGAACCAAAGCAGCAACAGAGTCGATGACGATTAAATCAATAGAACCTGAGCGAACTAATGCATCTGCAATTTCTAATGCTTGTTCACCAGTGTCTGGTTGAGAAATCAACAGATTATTTACATCCACGCCGAGGCGTGATGCGTACTGCACATCTAATGCGTGCTCTGCGTCAATAAATGCGCAAGTGCCGCCAAGCTTTTGCATTTCTGCAATCGCATGCAATGTCAAAGTGGTTTTTCCAGAAGATTCTGGACCGTAGATTTCAATCACGCGACCACGGGCAAGACCACCAACTCCAAGAGCGATATCCAATCCGAGTGAACCACTAGACACCACCTGAATATCTTGGCTAATTTCGGCATCGCCCAATCTCATGATGGAGCCTTTGCCAAACTGTTTCTCAATTTGTGCCAGTGCTGCAGTTAATGCTTTTTGCTTGTCTCCGCTCATTCCTTCAAATTCTGAAGAGGCTGATTGCTTTTTGTTATCCAAGGCCATTTTTTATTCCCTTTTCGCTATGTACTGGGCTTTTTCCCGAAGTTTTATCTACTGTGTAACAACTTAGGGGTTACTGTATATAAAAACAGTAGTCTTTGCAAGCGTCTTTTAAACTGAATTTATGGATTTTTGACTAGGCTGCACTTGATTGACTCGGTCCCAATAGAAAAAGAGGGGTATAGCAACGGCCCAGACCACCCCGACCAGGATAAATCCAGCAATTTCACCGCCAGGGACCCAGGATCCAGCCCCCATCCGAATGCCAGCCTCATAGGACATTGGGCCAGCAATACCTCCTAAAACAGCCCCTAAAACAGGTCTGCCGCGCAACCAAGTCAAGGAACCATTAACGGTGGTTGCCACCAAAACCCACAAGACCCACATCCAGAGAGGTGACAAATAGGGTGACGGCCAATCATCCCGAAAATCCAGGTAGCCCAAATGCATGATGAGAGTATCAGCCACCAAACCAAAGACAAAGGCTTTCAATAAAAGACTGATTTCTGTTTTGGGAGAGGGTGAACGCCAGGCGTGGAAAGCAATATAGGCGAGGGTAGCAACTACCGCCCAAAGCACATCTTTATTGGCTGCACCCAGAACACAGGCAAACCAACCAAGCTGGAAAATAACAAAGTTCCAAAATTTAGCCATATACCTAGCAACCTAAGAAAAAGGCCACTGCCGAGGGGCAATGGCCTTTAGATTTGGTGGCGAATCAGGGATTTGAACCCCGGACCTGCGGATTATGATTCCGTCGCTCTAACCAGCTGAGCTAATTCGCCGAACTCGTTATTGTAAATGATCGGAATGCATCTGTCTAAACGAATCAAGCCTTTTGGCCGTCAGGGACGTCTAAATGCCTATTTGATCTGAAAGATGCTGACAGCCTCATCTCGGCCATAAAGGACATTAAATTCGATTTTCTTGGCTAAAAAGAGCTTTTTAAGCACTTCATCCTTGTTCTCAAACACAATCGCGGTTTGTTCAGGGTAATGAGAAAAAGGGTCGCTATTGACATCTACTACCACCCCATCAATCTTGATTTGCTTGATTGAGCGCTTATAGAGCTTATCGGGACGTATAAAAATCAGACGTTTTACATATTTATCCAAGACGAGCTTTTGACCCTGCTCATTAGTCTTGAAGTAGTAGACCAACTCCTCTTTGCCATTGGCAGTCATGTCGCGCTCTTCATCCCACTTAGCGTAGATGCTTGAACTCGCCATGGCACAAAGAAATACCAAGACCAATTGGCTCAATACAAAAACAGATTTCTTTTGAGAGGAATTCATCCTGTGATCATATCAGCCAGATGAACACCGAAAAAGTAGAAGGCGTAATATTCCCAAATGATGAATTCATTTCTCGTACGCCTTCTTAGCTTTTTACTCATGAGTAGTTGCATCCCCATTACTGCTTCTGCAGCCCAAATCTTCATCACCAATTACCCATCAGAAGCTAATGCAAAAGTTTTTGTTACCAAATATCCCTCGGAAGCAAACTGCATTGTGTATGACACCCAATACTCCAG
This region of Polynucleobacter sp. JS-JIR-II-50 genomic DNA includes:
- a CDS encoding M48 family metalloprotease, translated to MQDIKSAPKTSFLYRTLAVQLMLGLACSGFPAYAATPAGDVSVEGNSAAIQNIGRAMQSPDARPANAPTRSTMQSQPTIVLPDMGDPGGDALSRVDERKYGEMIMRQIRPDPDYSNDLPLYDFLNQMERRLLQAAKKLQLGGANEQGSGAYNFEVFAVKDSSINAFALPGGFIGFHTGLIVSAESDSEVASVMGHETGHVLQRHLARQMDKQTTNTMIAIAGMVLGALAMSRNPQAGAGLMQGGQAVAVNNQLSYSRDAEREADRVGFQILDASGYDVNGAPGFFQRLQKATGIMDKGVPAYVRTHPLTTDRIADMQDRARTVASRNVPTSVEFYFIKARARMEQAGTSSGMYDLKNTFESLSKQQPIGKQLEGFYGLALIAQRQGKIDQAEVDLQQARNLAQKASAPGSPIQRQSLSLDITSSELALAKGRGEEALQIAQATLRAYPQSYAAGAAMINADLKLGRTNDAIAWLKARTRAQPNEVVWWNLLSKSYDQAGNIPMRHYALGEKYALEGAWPSAIEQLRIARSAGGADFYQGSSIDARLREMQRQYQDELKEQGKQMPG
- the moaC gene encoding cyclic pyranopterin monophosphate synthase MoaC; the encoded protein is MNKLTHFDASGQAHMVNVGDKPNTHRIAIATGKITMLPETLKMVEAGTHKKGDVLGIARIAGIQASKRTSDLIPLCHPLALTHVSLEFQTNPSENSISCQVRAETTGPTGVEMEALTAVQVALLTIYDMCKAIDRGMVMGDVKLLEKSGGKSGEWKVA
- a CDS encoding pilin — encoded protein: MQIQDIQKLENKEEVGFTLIEVMVVVAIIGILVAVAVPQYQDYIARSRVVEGMNLSSSAKLAVTEAFASRGTVPMDDATNGAFTFTPTRSVKLIEITPSGAIAIDYQVSVAPEGKNTLHLVPTNEPDANSPKPIDLSKPEGATWAGGWSCRSTETNLISQLLPSECRIGK
- a CDS encoding TerC family protein, which encodes MDFSVFSGPAFWAALLSIIVANILLSGDNAVVIALASRNLPPHQQKKAIFWGSAAAIILRVVLTITAVQLLSLPYLKIVGAILLVYIGVQLLADSDDEAEMDGHSNIWGAIRTILVADLVMSLDNVIAVAAAAQKGPEETRLALLIIGLGLSIPLIIFGSTMLLKVMDRFPVIITLGAGLLGLLAGGMLVEDPAIKDSIQGAMEDAHMIFEGIGVAIVILLGTYLKKKNRAKA
- the sucD gene encoding succinate--CoA ligase subunit alpha gives rise to the protein MSILINKNTKVITQGITGKTGQFHTEKCQEYANGKNCFVAGVNPKKAGESIFNIPIYGTVKEAAQQTGATTSVIYVPPPGAAAAIWEAVEADLDFVICITEGIPVRDMLEVRNKMHAKEAAGGKKTLLLGPNCPGIITPDELKIGIMPGHIHKKGRIGVVSRSGTLTYEAVGQLTAIGLGQSTAVGIGGDPINGLKHIDIMRMFNEDPETDAVIMIGEIGGPDEAEAARWCKDNMKKPVVGFIAGVTAPPGKRMGHAGALISGGADTADAKLAVMEECGFKVTKNPSEMAALLKAML
- the sucC gene encoding ADP-forming succinate--CoA ligase subunit beta; translated protein: MKIHEYQGKELLRQFNVPVPNGIPAFSVDEAVKAAEKLGGPVWVVKAQIHAGGRGKGGGVKLARSMDEVKKYASEILGMQLKTHQTGPEGQKVNRLLIEDGADIKKEYYFSIVTDRGTQKNVIMASSEGGMDIEEVAESHPEKIIKVFVDPMVGLTDADCDIVAKGIGVPEASIPMARDVFKNLYKTYWDTDASLVEINPLILEGNGKIKALDAKFNFDPNALFRHPEIVAYRDIDEEDAAEIEASKFDLAYISLDGNIGCLVNGAGLAMATMDTIKLFGGEPANFLDVGGGATAEKVTEAFKIMLKNKSVEAILVNIFGGIMRCDVIADGVVTACKAVNLTVPLVVRMKGTNEELGKKILADSGLPIISADSMAEAATKVVAAVAKNK
- the recX gene encoding recombination regulator RecX — its product is MQELSSNQKVKQSPSLKARALRLLSQREYSRKGLAAKLAESEARWGKLGGEQAEQTPESRDSQIEAVLDDFEARGWLSDERFAEALVRRRSERYGMRKIADELDRAGVDAKQSAKLLGALRETEFQRAFDLWTRKYGIRAQDQKERARQYRFLASKGFGAEVVAKVIGGQSPD
- the recA gene encoding recombinase RecA, whose translation is MDNKKQSASSEFEGMSGDKQKALTAALAQIEKQFGKGSIMRLGDAEISQDIQVVSSGSLGLDIALGVGGLARGRVIEIYGPESSGKTTLTLHAIAEMQKLGGTCAFIDAEHALDVQYASRLGVDVNNLLISQPDTGEQALEIADALVRSGSIDLIVIDSVAALVPRAEIEGDMGDSLPGLQARLMSQALRKLTGAIKRTNTTVIFINQIRMKIGVMFGSPETTTGGNALKFYASMRLDIRRIGSIKKGDEVVGNETRVKVVKNKVSPPFREAIFDIMYGAGISREGEIIDMGVEADLVEKSGSWYSYNGDRIGQGKDNVREFLKENPAIAKDIEAKIREKLGVKSGSAVVTDVLSEEEEVE
- a CDS encoding DUF2878 domain-containing protein, with the protein product MAKFWNFVIFQLGWFACVLGAANKDVLWAVVATLAYIAFHAWRSPSPKTEISLLLKAFVFGLVADTLIMHLGYLDFRDDWPSPYLSPLWMWVLWVLVATTVNGSLTWLRGRPVLGAVLGGIAGPMSYEAGIRMGAGSWVPGGEIAGFILVGVVWAVAIPLFFYWDRVNQVQPSQKSINSV
- a CDS encoding DUF6150 family protein, with amino-acid sequence MMNSFLVRLLSFLLMSSCIPITASAAQIFITNYPSEANAKVFVTKYPSEANCIVYDTQYSSDNGPGVWFYTKYKSDARAVIYYTQYKSEADLIVYFTKYKSDARCRY